The following are encoded together in the Daucus carota subsp. sativus chromosome 5, DH1 v3.0, whole genome shotgun sequence genome:
- the LOC108221458 gene encoding potassium channel AKT1, producing MQGTIFPYMKQNAKCSGCSNRFRRKKKMKLKKKKKVGFGNNISGVNETQSEIEMVSTVSGEERASIYSMSNGILPALGAESTGKLKLNNLIISPFNPLYRSWDRFLILLVFYTAWVSPFEFGGFLASPNYILSITDNVVNAFFFFDVILTFFVAYIDKANYVLVDDSRMIAWRYLRTWFIFDLISTIPSEFARSALPDPFAQYGYFNILRLWRLRRVSAMFSRLEKDRSLSYFWIRCLKMICVTLFAIHSAACIMYLIAIHHKPKSNTWLGLLYGDKINDKSTMQYYVTAMYWSITTLSTTGYGDLHATNAWEMAFTTVYMVFNLGLSSYIIGNMTNLVVHGTSRTRKFRDTIHAASSFAQRNKIPLRLQDQMIAHLCLKHRTDSEGLQQQEILEVLPKAIRSSISHFLFYKLVDKVYIFNGVSNDLLFQLVAEMKAEYFPPREDVILQNEAPTDMYILVTGSVDLITQRNGVETIVRELKSGDVFGETGVLSYRPQLFTARTTRLSQLLRLSRTVFLNLIQANVGDGTIIMNNCLQHLSERNDPVMNSILVEVQQMLTEGKSDLPLSLFFGAMREDDVLLRKLPKQGKDPNEVDSTGRTPLHIAASKGSMECVVVLLDYGANPNSKDSEGTVPLWESILGGHEAVTKVLVHNGATISSGDVGQFASFAVKQNNLDLIRQIIQYGGDVTLLSSTGTTALHTAISDENTEAVKFLLEQGADIDKADQHGWTARALAEYQGHEEIKGLFQTEGQGWNKSVNAYSGKEDVPNVAMYQGLPTLPPIEDGASPVTGDRWRRRNNKFDNSLFGIISAAQNVGKVGKQQMLSSVEFERLQALSNENARVTIHCPEKYQTTAVLVFLPESLEELLEIGSQKFGFSPTKILTKDGALIDNIKLIRDGDHLMLSGD from the exons ATGCAGGGAACGATATTTCCATACATGAAGCAAAACGCGAAATGCAGCGGTTGCTCAAACAGATttagaagaaagaagaaaatgaagctgaagaagaaaaagaaggtaGGATTCGGAAATAATATATCCGGAGTAAATGAAACGCAGAGCGAAATCGAgatggtctccacggtctccggGGAGGAACGTGCTTCAATTTATAGCATGTCCAATGGGATTCTTCCTGCTCTTGGTGCCGAATCTACCGGCAAATTAAAGCTTAATAATCTCATCATTTCACCCTTTAATCCCCTCTACAG AAGCTGGGACAGATTTCTTATACTGCTGGTATTTTACACAGCATGGGTGTCCCCGTTTGAATTTGGAGGCTTTCTAGCATCCCCAAACTATATTCTGTCTATAACAGATAATGTTGTGAATGCATTCTTCTTCTTTGATGTCATCTTAACCTTCTTTGTGGCTTACATTGATAAAGCTAATTATGTTCTGGTAGACGACTCAAGGATGATTGCATGGAGGTATTTAAGAACCTGGTTTATCTTTGATCTTATTTCAACCATCCCTTCCGAGTTTGCTCGAAGTGCTTTGCCTGATCCCTTTGCACAGTATGGCTACTTTAATATCCTTCGTTTGTGGCGTTTGCGACGAGTCAGTGCCATGTTCTCCAg ATTGGAGAAAGATAGAAGCTTGAGTTACTTCTGGATTAGATGTTTAAAGATGATATGCGTAACCCTTTTTGCTATTCATTCTGCTGCTTGCATCATGTATCTTATTGCCATTCATCATAAACCTAAATCAAACACATGGCTGGGGCTTCTCTATGGTGATAAGATAAATGACAAGAGCACGATGCAGTACTATGTGACAGCAATGTACTGGTCTATTACTACCCTTTCCACCACAGGCTACGGTGATCTGCATGCTACCAATGCATGGGAGATGGCGTTTACCACCGTCTACATGGTATTCAACCTCGGATTGTCATCGTATATTATTGGAAACATGACCAACTTGGTAGTTCATGGCACCAGCCGAACCAGGAAATTT AGAGATACCATTCACGCTGCGTCGAGCTTTGCACAGAGGAACAAAATCCCTCTTCGCCTGCAAGATCAAATGATTGCGCACCTGTGTCTGAAGCATAGAACCGACTCAGAAGGACTCCAGCAGCAAGAAATTCTTGAAGTGCTTCCCAAGGCCATTCGATCCAGTATTTCACACTTCCTGTTCTATAAACTTGTTGATAAAGTCTACATTTTCAATGGAGTATCAAACGATTTGCTCTTCCAACTG GTAGCAGAAATGAAAGCTGAGTATTTTCCACCCAGGGAAGATGTGATTCTGCAAAATGAAGCACCAACAGACATGTACATCCTGGTGACCGGATCAGTG GATCTTATCACACAAAGAAATGGTGTAGAAACG ATTGTTAGAGAACTCAAGTCTGGTGATGTCTTTGGCGAGACAGGCGTTCTTAGTTATCGGCCACAACTGTTTACTGCTCGTACAACACGTTTGAGTCAGCTATTAAGATTGAGCCGTACTGTGTTTTTAAATCTTATCCAGGCTAACGTTGGAGACGGGACAATAATAATGAACAACTGTCTTCAG CATTTAAGCGAGCGAAACGATCCAGTGATGAACTCTATTTTAGTAGAAGTACAGCAGATGCTGACTGAAGGAAAATCTGACTTGCCTCTTAGTTTGTTTTTTGGTGCAATGAGAGAAGACGATGTGCTGCTGCGTAAGCTACCAAAGCAGGGGAAGGACCCGAATGAAGTGGACAGCACAGGGCGGACACCTCTA CATATTGCAGCATCCAAAGGATCCATGGAATGCGTGGTAGTACTCCTGGATTATGGAGCAAATCCTAACAGCAAAG ATTCTGAAGGAACTGTTCCGCTTTGGGAATCAATATTGGGGGGGCATGAAGCTGTGACAAAAGTACTTGTTCATAATGGGGCGACCATATCTTCTGGCGATGTTGGGCAGTTTGCAAGCTTCGCtgttaaacaaaataatttggaCTTGATCAGGCAAATAATCCAGTACGGTGGAGACGTTACATTGTTGAGCAGCACAGGGACTACAGCGCTTCACACAGCCATTTCTGACGAAAACACTGAAGCTGTCAAGTTCCTGCTGGAGCAAGGAGCAGATATCGACAAGGCAGATCAGCATGGATGGACTGCAAGGGCCCTGGCTGAATACCAGGGGCATGAAGAGATTAAAGGTCTTTTTCAAACTGAAGGTCAGGGCTGGAACAAATCTGTTAATGCATATTCTGGAAAGGAGGATGTGCCTAATGTAGCCATGTATCAAGGCTTGCCTACACTTCCTCCTATCGAGGATGGCGCCTCACCAGTAACAGGTGACCGTTGGAGGCGAAGGAACAACAAATTTGATAACTCCCTGTTTGGAATCATCTCAGCTGCACAGAATGTCGGCAAAG TTGGGAAACAGCAAATGCTATCTTCAGTAGAATTTGAAAGGCTGCAAGCTTTGAGCAATGAAAATGCGAGGGTCACAATTCACTGCCCTGAAAAATACCAAACTACTGCAGTGCTAGTATTTCTTCCGGAGTCACTTGAAGAACTACTTGAAATTGGTTCCCAGAAATTTGGCTTCTCTCCTACGAAAATTCTAACGAAAGACGGAGCTCTCATCGATAACATTAAGCTAATTAGAGATGGGGATCATCTAATGCTTTCTGGTGATTAG
- the LOC108221457 gene encoding uncharacterized protein LOC108221457 — protein sequence MDDIPYQMISNLSPQTRNNWRLKVQVTRMWQQINRDAEIVGINLIFVDGLGGRIQAYIPRQIRHQFEDHIIEGETYDVNNFVVRRYSDMQFGRCFASDIYIQLNHMTEVLLTGDVDYIPPHVFQFTDLSTLMEAASENKFLIDVVGILEHHDPISTFRNRYNQQKSCFRFTINDMHTSAEVLFYDEMAEEFDQAIHDAVQHPIIVIISSCQAQFFRDAPKLSNLPPTRFFINPNHGAVEDLRDALRLAAWHNN from the exons ATGGATGACATTCCATACCAAATGATATCCAACCTAAGCCctcaaacaagaaataattggAGGCTTAAGGTTCAAGTAACAAGAATGTGGCAGCAGATCAATCGCGATGCAGAAATAGTTGGAATTAACTTGATTTTCGTCGATGGGTTG GGAGGACGGATTCAGGCATATATTCCTCGACAAATCAGGCACCAGTTCGAGGATCATATTATTGAAGGAGAAACCTATGATGTGAATAATTTTGTTGTTAGGAGATATTCGGACATGCAATTTGGAAGATGCTTCGCAAGTGATATCTATATCCAGTTGAATCATATGACTGAGGTTTTGTTGACCGGAGATGTGGATTATATCCCGCCTCATGTCTTTCAATTCACTGATTTGTCAACTTTAATGGAAGCTGCAAGCGAAAACAAATTTCTGATCG ATGTTGTTGGAATATTGGAGCACCATGACCCAATCAGTACCTTCAGAAACAGATATAACCAGCAAAAATCCTGTTTTCGCTTTACCATCAATGATATGCA CACATCAGCAGAAGTGCTTTTCTACGACGAAATGGCAGAAGAATTTGATCAAGCAATTCATGATGCTGTCCAACATCCAATTATCGTTATCATCTCAAGTTGTCAAGCACAATTCTTCAGAG ACGCGCCAAAGTTGTCAAACTTGCCACCAACAAGGTTTTTCATAAATCCAAATCATGGGGCAGTTGAGGATCTAAGGGACGCATTAAG GTTGGCTGCATGGCATAACAATTAA